The Aspergillus luchuensis IFO 4308 DNA, chromosome 4, nearly complete sequence DNA window CATTGAGAAAATCCTGCAGTTGCTGGTTGTCTGAGACTAGATCTTCAATATTCGCTCCCGGAAgaccttcatcctcttcaccaaatTGTAAAGGAGATACGGGCGCAAAGCTCAAATCGCCAATGGTAGGGTTGAATGGCTCGTTGGATGCGCCAACAGAATATGTTCCACGAGATGGGATCCATGCCTTTTTGACAACCATCTTCCCCTGAGTCAACGTACCAGTCTTATCCGAGCAGATATCAGTAACAGCACCGAGGGCCTCCAGCGAGTCGAGTTTGCGAACGATGACATTCCGCTCCACCATACGCTTGGTGCCGActgccatggtgatggtgagtaCAACCACCAAGCACGCCGGAATCATACTGATACCGGTCGCAACCGCGTACATGATGACTTCGTTGTTACTGCTGAAATAGTTTGCGGCCATGCAAACAATGGCAAACACAACAGCGACACCAAACAACAAACAAGCTAGCTTCGACAACTTCCTTTGCAGGGGCGTCCCGATATTGACGCCAAGGAAGCGACCGACGGCATCCGTTCCCGTGAGAGTCCATGCCTCGAGATACCAGCGTTTCTTGGTTTCTCCGTCAGGGCCACGCTTGACGGGACGACGTTTGGTGTTGCTATTGCGCAAGGCGAGGGCGATAGAACCAATCTCAGTGGACATGCCTGTGCCAATGACCACACCACGAGCACGGCCGCGGGTAACGGTGCTCGAGCTGTACGCGATGTTAAGACGGTCGCCCGGGCCTGTATCTTCCTTGAAAGTGGAATCACATTCTTTCTGAACAGGGAGTGATTCGCCAGTCAGGAGGGCCTCATCGGTCTCGAAATTGACGGCTTCAACTAGGCTGTTCAGAGACGAATTAGTATCGTTGCAGTCCAGGCTATCTCACATAATGAAAGAAGACCAACCGTATATCCGCGGGAACAGTATCTCCAGTCCTCAACTCCACCATGTCACCCGGAACAATCTCCTGCGATGGAATCGAAAAGGTCTGCCCCCCTCGTGAGACTGTACCGGTCGGCGACGAGAGTGAGTGAAGCGATTCCATAGTCTTTTCCGCGGCGTACTCTTGAAAGAACCCGACGACGATATTGAGGACAATGACAGCACAGATCACACCACCCTCGATCCACGACTGAATCCCGAAACTGACCGCCATGGCCAGAATCAACACCTGCAGCAAAGAATTGGATCAGATATCGGAATCTCAGACGTATTTCATGCCACAAAATGGAGAGTGGGCCGCTTAACTAGCATCATGGCGTTCGCCACCTGGCGAAGGAGGATCTTTGCAATGGAAACACTTTCGCCTTCATCCAGCTTATTGGGGCCGTACTGGTCcagacgacgacgagctTCTTCCGGAGACAAGCCATCGTCGAGAGCTGTACCCAATTCCTTGATGACAGTCTCATAAGTCAGAGCGTGGGCTGGTCCACTCAATGGACCTGGGATGGCCCCGGGGCCCCGGTCGGAAGTGGAATGTTGCTTCTCGGCTGGCATTAGAGATGGCAGGTATGCTGTACTCAGCAGGTTACACGGATCAAGTGCGTATGGCAAAGCTCAGCGGGATACCCTTCCGCGCGGGGAAGAGGCTATTTAAGAGATTGGGAACGACCTCGTGTAAGTCTCTGGATCTGGGTGCCCCAGACTCATCCTTGCCCCCAGCTCCCCAGTAAATTCATCTATTGCCCCGTAGGGTTGGCGGAAAGTTTAACAGGAGGGGCAGGCATTGGCGCCGAGACTGTGCCAGCATCCCGCTCCGCAGAACTCGGCTGCTGTACTTTGGGTGACCCAACAGAATAAACTCTGCCAAGCCTCCAGAATCCCAAAATGCAGATTTGGCTAATGGACATTGAGTACGAATTTTGACGTGTAGTCGGTGCCTCGCCGCACGGATTTTACTCCTAATCGAATTAATCCATTCGAGGTGGACACCACTTTTTGCAGGCAATCATGGTAGTGTGAAGGATGAGCAAGATCTGGTCAAACAACCCAGAAAAAGGAAGGTGAGCACACATTACCAACAGTAATCTGGCCAAGAAAGTCTGCTTGGAAAATGTTAGCCAATGCCAATCTGGCCCAGGAGAAGACGAAAGgtaattataaatagataggGCATCTTCACAGCTGTCCAGGTACTATTACCAAATCCGAGTGCATATGATCCTGGGCAGGACTGGGGACTGGGGAGCATCGATGGCGGAGATTGGGTGCCCGGCGGAAATCTATCCACCCTTGGCACCTGGGCGGATGTCTAGACACCTTGGCAACTTGGGGTTGTGGATTCCGCCCACATTCCCTGGTGTTGCATGTGAAATATTCTCTTGAGAAGTCTGTCAGCGGACATAGTAATCAATTGTGTGAATGAAagataattagtatatagaaCGACGAGTTgccgatcgatcgatcatgATGCACAAcctaagaaaaatatatcaCTACCCTTTTCAGTTcatgagggggagggatatGGATTGAATAAGATTACCATCATTAGTAACAATGCAATTTAAATAAGACGGAATACATAAATGCGATCAGAAGTCCTGATATCTCTAATCTTCTATACCCTGGTTTCTATATCCTCTAATTCTTGCTTAATGGTGTGAAAGACCCCATAATCACGGCATTTGCCCTCCAAAGCCTCCGTGACCTGTTTGCTGAAGTTTTCTCCGCATGATAGGCGCTACCAGCACATCGCATCAATCCACCGTCAATAACTGCTCGCAGAACCCCCCGAATCCGCGCGCCCGATCGTGAATGTGGATCTCCAGGATCCAGTGCCGCATGTGCCCATCGCGACCGGGAACCATCATCTTATCCCCATTCCCTTGTGCGATATACAAACTGATTTTATCATTCGGAATTCTCTCATGCGGAAAAGAACCCACCAGGTGACCTGCGATGGGAGCACCGAAATCCCATCCCGCTTGTTGAACCTCCTGGCAGGCGATGGCGTACAATTCTTCCGCCGTCATATCTGGGTTCTCTCGAAACCGTCGCTTGACCGTGTGCCATATGGGGTCCAGCGCATCGCGTAGTTTCAGCTTCGCCGGGTCATCTCCCAAAACATATGTGCGCCCGAAGTCCGCTTCCCATTCTTCGAAGACTGGGCCGAGGTCCACCACCAGGATATCGTCGGGCTGAATGATGCGATCGGGCGGGTTCTCGGCAAAGGGACTCAGGGTGTTTGGTCCACTGCGAACCACTCGTTTATGCCAGTGAGTACGGACTCCATGGCGTTTAGCTCCCAGCTCGTGGATCTCAGTGCTGAGTGTCTTTTCACTCACGCCCGGTCGAATCAGGTCTCGTTCGATTTCCTCAAATAGTTGCACCGCTTTGTTTTGCGCGTCGAGAAGGTAGGCAGCGCGGTCGCTTTCAATTGATGTTGACATTTTAAATAGCAATAGCGACAACGAAGTCCCAGGCCAGGAAACTAAGTTGGGAAGGGAAGTTTTTTGAGAAATGCGATGACTCCCAGAAGATGTGGGGGTGCGGGACAGACAAGGATGACAAATGGAGCTAAGCTCACTCGGTCGCATTGCGTCGAAGCGGGGTTGACATCTCCATAGGTGGGGGGCTGATTTGGAGAATATCATCACAACCACAATCTACAGTATTAGAGTCTATATTGCAGCAATATGGACACTGCTGTCGCTGCTGACATCCCACTTACCCAAACATTTCACTACCATTCCACTACTCACGAATACGCTGTGCGTTGGACCGCATTAGGTGATGCTTCCGGGCCACCTTTGATCTTCGTGCATGGCACCCCGTGGTCTTCGCGGGTTTGGCATGTCTTTGCTCGTTCCCTGGCTAGATATTTCCATGTCTATCTCTTTGACAACCCGGGGTTTGGCGATAGTCCACTGGGTATCCCTCTCTCAGGGAAAGAGGCACTAATCAGTAACGAAGTCGCCCTAGATGGAGACCTCGCTCAGCAGTCGGAAGTGTTTGCTGCTCTTTACAAAACCTGGTCCAAGGATTGGCCTCGGGTTTATGATAAGGCACATGTTGTCGCACACGATCATGGGGGACTGATGAGTTTACGGGCGCACCTTATCCATTCTTGCGCATTTGCCAGTTTGTGTCTGATCAATGTGGTTGCTTTGGGGCCATTCGGGCAACCTTTGTTCAAATCAGTGGCGGAAAATGAAGAGGCCTTTACCAGTTTGACCGGTCCGATGTTCGAAGGAATGGTCGAGGCATATATCCGGAATGCAGCATTTACAGAGTTGAGCAAGGAAACGATGGACATGTTGAAGCGCCCGTGGATCATCAACGAGGAAGGCCGGAAAGGCTTCATTAGACAAATGGCGCAAGCCAACAGTCGCAGTACAGAGGCAGTCGAGGGGAGATACTCCGAAGTGGGCCAGGTGATGCCAGTCAGAATTATCTGGGGGACAGAAGACCAATGGATCCCGGTGGAGACGGCAGAGAGACTGAGAACGAAGTTGAATGCCAGAGAGGTGGTGCTCATCGAAGGAGCCGGTCATCTCGTCATGTATGATCAGGAGGGGAGATTAGGAGTGGAattgggatggtggttgaGTAAAGTCAGCCACGACCGGGAGTAAGGAGGTATATACTTCACTTGTACAGAGTACAATTAGTTATGTACTACTCGAAATAATGCCTGATGTAAATACAACGGCTGGTGTTCAGCAAACACAACAAACACTAGCCCATCATGTGATGTGATCGCCAGCTGCTGGGCATCTCCACTTGGTCTCCCCCACTCTTTCTGAGAATCCACGGCTCCTCAAGCGTCCGCTCTATTTACTATATGCGGACGGGCCAACGGTCCGGATAGCAGCCATGTCAACAGAGCCCCTCTTACCATCTTATGCCTCTGCTACTCAGCATGATGCCAGTCCCCATGTCAGGCGCCATTCTGCCCGTCGACGGACCTCCCTCGTCATTCCAGCGGCTCCCGTCATCCAAACCTTGAGTGGGCTCACATTCATGACAACGGCGATCATCTCCACCGTCTGGGCTTACCGAAGCTATGTACCTCCCCCAGAGCTGGTATGTTTGTCGCCCCATTGATATGAAAATGTCTAAACAACTTCATCAAGTCCCCAGCAGAGCCGCCTTCGTTACTCCCATATTTCGCATCGCTGTGCCTTACCATTTCGCTCGGCTTCTGGGTCGGATATTTACTGTTCATCCTATATGATGGAGCCGGCGGGCCAAGAATGCAACGAAAAGTCGTCATCGGGGCTTCCACCGTGGGAAAGTTGGTTCTAGCGGGGGCTCATATAGGGGTTTGGCTAGGGTACAAATATCTGCTCACCGGCTCGAAGCAGCCCAGCTGGGCACTGATGTTTCTAGCAACACAGGCTTGGTGGGATGTTCTGCTGTTGGTGGTTTATTCATGTCTCAGAGCCCCAGTGGAACCACGAGTACGATGGTGAGGTGGACGCCGCtgtttcatcatcctggctgctattaatatagtttccTGATTTCTGTACGCATCCTTCATCCTTGAGCGGCGAGTATGTTAACTATCTTCAGACGGTCGTAGATCAATGGTGCGTTCTCCCCAGACAGTGAATGGTTTTGACAGGGCTCTTCGGCTACAGCCCTCTAGAAGACACGATAACCTTTCCATGCTAGCTTGTTATTGAGTATTTACGAATTTCGATTGCCTTCCAAGATTGGCCATAATTGCACTCCAAGATTCTCTTATCGCTAAGTAGACGACTAACCGCATAGCCATGCCGGTTTGGGTAAGGGCGCAGTGCGGCCAGAGCCGGCGGTTTCCCGAACGGGTGCCCGATACCCTTCTGGTCCATCTCTTAAGGAGCAGGCACTTGATCTCAACAACTACCTGTATGGTTACTGCTTTGCGGATTCCAAGCTGCGTGGTGTGATTTACCATAACCTTTACAAGTAAGCTCTTCTTACCACTGCATTCTATCATTTCCATACTGAACCTGGATTTTAGTGACGTGCCTGAATATGCAAGCTATACTTGAAGCAGTCCCTTCGCGTTATCGAGGCCCTGGTGGAGCGGTCGCCATCATCAAGGATGGTGAACTGGCTGGAAAGTATACCTGGGGTTATGCGGATTTGCGAAAACGGATCCCCATGACTGCTTCAACACTGATGCCAATCTGCTCGATTACGAAGCAGATGTTGTGTTTGATCCTCAAGGGTCTGGAGCGCAACCCCACACCAGCCATGGTGGAGCGAGGCGATATACCTCAGCAACTGTCGGATGCTTTTCGCCAGTTGGTCTCTCCCGAGCTCATCGACAACAACGGTCTCCGAATCGACCACCTCTGTAACAATCAATCGGGCATCCGAGACTATTGGGCCATGTCGATGTTCTGGGGCACACAACCGGAAGGGGGGTTCACTCTCGCGGAAGACGCCAAGAAAGCGCTTGACCGGACTAAGTCCCTCCATTTCCAACCAGGCACACAATTCTCCTACTGTAACCTCAACTTTCATATCCTTGCTCGCATTGTCGAGCACGTTAGTGGAACATCTCTCGGCGAACTGCTCTCGGAACGACTCTTTTTGCCTGCTGGGATGAAAACTGCAACCCTCTGCGCAGACAACGCCGAGTTGCCTCTGCCATGCGTCGGGTACGAAGGCAATGAATCTTTTGGCTATATACCGGCCGTCAACCGAACTCAATGGTCCGGTGACGCCGGCGTCGTGGCCAGCCTGGAGGATATGATCGCGTACGAATGTTATCTGGACAAGGCATGGGCCGATCAGGAGAGTGTGTATCGAGAGATCGCGAAAGAGCCGTTATTCGATGACGGTACACCAGCTGGGTATGGATATGGCTTGGAACATATAAAGTATGGGCAGACTGCGACAATCGGCCATGGCGGGGCCATTCGTGGATATCGCCTGCACCGGACCCAAGCACCAACAGAACGAGTTGCCGTTGTGGCTATGCTGAATCACGAAATAGATGCCGCAGAGGTAGCTGGGCATATCCTTCAGCAAGCTCTTAGTCTCCCTACACAGCATGGGCTGCCTTCCATGCCGGCCCCAAACTGGGCGGGAATTTACTTTGATCCGGACGCACAATTGGTGGTTGAAGTTCGCCTTGGGGGACCAGGAGAAGTCATCGTTACGTATAcgggtgatgatgagacaCTGAAGCTCACTGAGGAATTTGAAGCACAGTCGGACCTGGCAACTGCTACGCTGTGTTCCGATATCCTCATAATCCACCGTAAATACGAAAACCGTAATATCCAGGCGAAACGGATTATTGCTGGTCAACAGGCGCCCAAGGGCGACTATGTCGGCCGATACCATTGTACGGAAATGGACTCCATCTTTCTATGCAGCGGAGCCGGTGGTATGCTGTACGGATCGTTCAAGGGATTCCTCGGCCACGGGCCCGCTGAGCTCATGCGATACCTGGGAGACGACATTTGGTTTCTCGTATGCGCACGAGGCCTAGATGCACCAGCACCGGGGAACTGGACTGTTGTATTTCAACGTGACGTACAGGGcgaggtggtgggtgttaCGTTCGGGTGTTGGTTGGCCAGAAAGATTACCTTTGTGAAGGACAGGACCCCTTAGAAAATGGATTAGATTTTGGGATTCATAGCTtcaggaagggggaggaacaGCGCGGTGAACAGTCCACAGACACTTGCATTTTTGGAACACACATAGCTCGGGGTATCGTTATCTTGGACAGGCCATCCCATTCCAGATGGGACTGACGAACAGCGCAACAAAGCTAGAACCATTGATATCATGCTACCGCTACCCTCACTCAAAGAGAGTGCTACAGACAAAAGATTCGATCATAACATGAATCCCAGTGGAGTAAGAGTACTAAGCCCGAGGGACAACAGTCGCGAGACGTAAAGGTAATCGACACAAAAGTGAGGACGCACGCCCTCCCATAGGAGACAAGCCAAGAGCAAGCAACTCGAAAATTTTCGAGCCCTACAAAATCACGCACATAGAAAGCCCCTAAGGGAAATTTCATTGAGGACAACCCCCGGTAGTGGGTTGTAGACTTGTCACAGTCCGGAGAAAGAAAGTCCGCTtgtcacacacacacaaagaAACAGCGAAAATTTGCTGTTGCCACGGAACTGGGGCGAGTCGACTCGAGTCGAGCTTGAGGTGGTGCCGACTTGGTGGGCATTCCCGCGTGGTCACAAGTATGCGGGATTATTCAGAGCGATTCATTTGGTTCCCACCCGTCGGTCGGTCGCGAACACGGCTTGCCCTCTCCCACGAGGTTACAGACCAGAGATAACCGGAACTGCACTTCTTTGGGCCACAAAAATCCCGCAGTGATGGTGTCAGCACCAAGCGAAGTCAGGATGGACCAATGTATATTGGCAGGATGGCAAATCTGACATCTTGTGCGAAGGCAACACGGGGTGCTTCCTTTGACCCTTGCTACAAATGTCCAGTTGTGCGGAAAGCAGCCAAATAAGATTGCGGATAGAATCGCTACTGGATGTTGATGTACGAAAAACAAAAACGATATCAGACATCACCCTGGCATGAGGGCCGTGATTGGGAGGGTGGATGTGTAGTTCTACAGCTTGCCAGGCCAGCCCCCACGTGGAGATGCTTATTTCCGGGAGCAGGCCAATCGGCGACAGATGAAGCAGAGTCTATCGGCAATAGGAATCTCATCCCAGCGTTGATGCAAAGCCATGACCCAGCAATGCTATCTACTACCGTCTCACCTGTTCTCCACGTGCGAGATTATTTGCAAATCGCACAGACAGCTCTGAGCACCAGGTTTTGTCATCGAGTTCGGCCTGTGAGAGGAAGACCTGTGGATGGATAGCACCCACTTCGGTGACTCGTCTTGTAAGGGAAAATGATGACAAAATTTACTGGACTGCCACCAGCCCCATGTTGGTAGAGAGTACCTGCTATAGTAGTATGTCTGCCAGCTTTGCTTGACCGGAGCAATCCATGGTAAGGCAACCAGGATCCACAGGGCCAGTGAGGGATTTCCCAGAGCCAGTTCCTGACAGCCGCTTCCCTGCACTAGCAGCAGGACACTGTTAATCTCTCGTATGGCTTTGGGGGTCCACACAATCCTCTTTGCCCTTCATGGCAGCTGAAACCGTCTGCCTGTCCGTCCTCAGACGCCGTGACACATTTTTTTCTCGCTTCCCTCCACGATATAGGGACTGCCATCCCACCCTACCATGACTTTTTGGGACTGGTTCGAGCTCACTATGACGGCCTGGAAGCAGATAAATAGATGGAGGGGCTTCTCAGGAGGATGCTGTTGAATTTTCCGCACCACCCCTTCATCCCCAGCCAATCCATATCTGTCATCCGCATCATACAATTGAATTCTACCCAGTGCATCACTGCACATTATCGAGAGTGTCATCCAAGAGTGATCTGTCTCATTTTTgttctgcatcatcatgactACTCCCACCGCTGCTGTGTCTGCGGACCAGCCAGATGATGCTTCATCCACCCTGGACCTGGAAGCCGATAAAGAGACCCCCAATGACCAGGTGCGAAGCACTGCCCGATCCCAGCGAATCACCTTCGACGGTCCCAATGTACATGACGGCACTCGGTCTATATACTCCCCTGGCGACAAACGTTCCCGCAGTCGAGATACCATTCGCAGCACTCGCAGTATTCCCCAGTCCCCAACGGCAGCTGGAATCCCAATCGAGTTCCGTACCCTTTCGTTTCAAATCTCCGAATCCCAGGCAGCCCCAGAACATGTGCTGAAAGAgcgaggaaaggaagagaaaaaaccAGATCAGGACTATTTCGAAAGTCTGGACTTCCATGTACTTGCCATCGACCGGTTGTGCCAGCAGTTCAATGTCGACGCAGGCCGTGGTTTGAGTACTGACGCGGCAGCTAATCGTCTTCAACGCGACGGGAAGAACATCATCGCACACCATGGGGAGAATTatgtgaagaagatccttgGCTATGTTTTTGGTGGCTTCTGCTCGGTCCTCTGGATCGGCGTGATTATCTTCTTCATATGCTGGAAACCGCTCAGCAATCCTCCCTCAGTGACAAACCTGGCCATGGCCATcctggtcatcatcgtcatcatcctgcaAGCATCGTTCTCCGCCTTCCAGGATTGGTCGACATCGCGCGTGATGAAATCGATCCTGGGCCTCCTGCCTGCGGAAGCTCTTGTTCTCCGCGAAGGTAACTTGATTAAGCTGCCAGCCACTGACCTTGTTGCGGGAGATGTCGTCCATATTTCCATTGGCAACAAGGTGCCGGCTGACATGCGCATCATCAAAAGCTCGGGGGATGTTCGATTCGATCGGTCCATTCTGACGGGAGAGTCCGATGAAGTCGAGGGTGCCACCGACGCAACCGACAAAAACTTCCTTGAGACCCGCAATATCGCCTTCATGGGCACCGGTGTCACCAATGGCAATgctgttggtgttgttgtcctGACTGGGAGTCGCTCCGTCATGGGTCGCCTGGCGTCCATTACAGCAGAcgtgaaggagaagccaACGCTCATCCAGAAGGAGATCACGCGCTTCGTACGGATCATTGTGGTGCTGACCGTCATCCTAGCGGCAGCCATCCTTTTCACCTGGGTGGGCTGGCTGCGCGTTGACCACCCACAATACATGAGCGTTGTTGAGATGTTGAACGATGTTATGGGCTGCGTGGTCGCCTTCATCCCCGAGGGTATGCCGGTCGGCGTTGCCCTCACTTTAATGATCGTCGcaaagaggatgaaggcaaACAACATCCTGCCCAAGGGACTGGCGACAGTGGAAACCCTTGGCTGCGTCAACGTGATCTGCTCAGACAAAACCGGGACATTGACCCAGAATAAGATGTTTGTGCAGTCGGTGGGCCTCGTGGACCAGGAGTTCTTTGTTGAGGATCTGGTGGCCGCACAGCAGAAGTCGATTCCCCTTCCAGAACCTCTTGAGCCCCTCCTGCGAGGCTCCAAGCTCTGTAACGATGCCTTCTTTGACCAAGAAACATTGGCCTTGCCAATTCCTGAACGCGTCGTAAATGGCAATGCGACCGACGCGGCCGTTTTACGTTTGGCTGAGATGCTCAGAGCAGATGGACAGACCGACCTTCATAATTACCGACGCACCCATCAAATACCCTTCAACTCGAAAAACAAGTGGATGCTTACTGTCCACCAAAATCCGTCCTCCTCGAGCCACAGCCTCATCTACGTCAAAGGAGCCCCAGATGTTCTTCTGCCCAAGTGTACTTCGTACTGGTCCAAAGACGGTGTGGCCAAGCCTCTGGATGCTGCTGCGAAGGACATGTTTACTGCATTCCAACAAAAGCTCTCCCGCCGCGCCCAGCGAGTCATTGTTCTTTGCCAGCGGGAATATGCACCGACTGCTGCGCTGGGCACGAACCAGTTCAACGATGAGCTGCTAGCCAATGGCGTGCAGGACTTGACAATTATCGGCATCTTTGGTATCATCGACCCTCCCCGTCCGGAGATTCCTGAAACCGTGGCGGCCTGTCGACGCGCTGGCATTCGCTTCTTCATGGTGACCGGTGATTTTGGTCTGACTGCTGCGGCAATTGCACGGGACATTGGTATTTTCACCGGAACTGCTGAGCCGGATACCGTCGCGGACCTGGTATCATCCGCAGTCGCAGCGCCAGCTGAGAAGGATGAGGGAAGATCGAGACGTAGTCTGCTGGTGGAAGGGTCGCAGATCTCGACTCTTAACGAAGACCAGTGGAATTCAATCTGCCAGTATGAGGAGATTGTCTTTGCCCGTACCACTCCGGAGCAAAAGCTGCGCATCGTCGAGGAGCTTAAGTCTCGAGACAGTGTGGTGGCCGTGACAGGCGACGGTGTCAATGATGCTCCCGCCTTGCGTGCAGCTGATGTTGGAATTGCCATTGTCTCAGGCAGTGATGTTGCCATCGAAGCGGCGGACCTAGTTTTGTTGGATAAGTTCGATTCCATTGTGGAGGCGATCCGCCTGGGCCGGCTGGTCTTCCAGAACCTCCAGAAGGTCATCGCTTATCTGCTTCCGGCGGGCAGTTGGTCTGAGATTTGGCCAGTGATCATGaacgtcttcttcggcgtaCCGTTGCCGCTCAGCTCCTTcctgatgatcatcatctgtgTGTTCACAGATCTGTTCTTGTCGCTGTCGCTCatcatggagaaggaagagttcGACCTGCTCAGCCTTCCGCCTCGCAACCACAAAACCGACCACCTCATTAACCTCCGCATCTACGGACAGTCCTACCTATTTGTCGGAGTTATGGAAGCCTTTTGTGCCCATATCATGTTCTTCCTGTACATGTACAAGAAAGCCGGCATCCCTTTCCACGCCCTGGTATTCGCATTCGAGAAATACTCCGACGGCTTCTACGGCTACACAGAGGCCGAGCTGACGCACTTCAACTATGTGGGACAGAGCGTGTATTTCGTCACGTTGGTCATCATGCAATGGGGCAATATACTCTCCGTCCGGAGCAAGCGCATGTCCATCCTGCAGGCCGATCCCATTCGCGCTAAACGCCGTAATCCATGGCTGCCTCTGGCTATGCTCGTGTCCTTGGTCATTGCTATTTTTGTGACGGAGGTGCCTGGCCTGCAGTCACTTTTCAATACTGCTTCCATTCCATTGGAATATTGGTTCATTCCATTGGGTCTGGCGATTGGCGTCCTGGTCATGGATGAGTTGCGGAAGGTGTTGGTGCGCATGTTTCCGCGGGGACC harbors:
- a CDS encoding cation-translocating P-type ATPase (COG:P;~EggNog:ENOG410PJ98;~InterPro:IPR006068,IPR018303,IPR023298,IPR023299, IPR001757,IPR004014,IPR036412,IPR008250,IPR023214;~PFAM:PF00689,PF13246,PF00122,PF00690,PF00702;~TransMembrane:10 (i175-198o210-229i372-392o412-435i862-884o890-911i942-962o1000-1017i1038-1060o1072-1089i);~go_component: GO:0016021 - integral component of membrane [Evidence IEA];~go_function: GO:0000166 - nucleotide binding [Evidence IEA]); the protein is MTTPTAAVSADQPDDASSTLDLEADKETPNDQVRSTARSQRITFDGPNVHDGTRSIYSPGDKRSRSRDTIRSTRSIPQSPTAAGIPIEFRTLSFQISESQAAPEHVLKERGKEEKKPDQDYFESLDFHVLAIDRLCQQFNVDAGRGLSTDAAANRLQRDGKNIIAHHGENYVKKILGYVFGGFCSVLWIGVIIFFICWKPLSNPPSVTNLAMAILVIIVIILQASFSAFQDWSTSRVMKSILGLLPAEALVLREGNLIKLPATDLVAGDVVHISIGNKVPADMRIIKSSGDVRFDRSILTGESDEVEGATDATDKNFLETRNIAFMGTGVTNGNAVGVVVLTGSRSVMGRLASITADVKEKPTLIQKEITRFVRIIVVLTVILAAAILFTWVGWLRVDHPQYMSVVEMLNDVMGCVVAFIPEGMPVGVALTLMIVAKRMKANNILPKGLATVETLGCVNVICSDKTGTLTQNKMFVQSVGLVDQEFFVEDLVAAQQKSIPLPEPLEPLLRGSKLCNDAFFDQETLALPIPERVVNGNATDAAVLRLAEMLRADGQTDLHNYRRTHQIPFNSKNKWMLTVHQNPSSSSHSLIYVKGAPDVLLPKCTSYWSKDGVAKPLDAAAKDMFTAFQQKLSRRAQRVIVLCQREYAPTAALGTNQFNDELLANGVQDLTIIGIFGIIDPPRPEIPETVAACRRAGIRFFMVTGDFGLTAAAIARDIGIFTGTAEPDTVADLVSSAVAAPAEKDEGRSRRSLLVEGSQISTLNEDQWNSICQYEEIVFARTTPEQKLRIVEELKSRDSVVAVTGDGVNDAPALRAADVGIAIVSGSDVAIEAADLVLLDKFDSIVEAIRLGRLVFQNLQKVIAYLLPAGSWSEIWPVIMNVFFGVPLPLSSFLMIIICVFTDLFLSLSLIMEKEEFDLLSLPPRNHKTDHLINLRIYGQSYLFVGVMEAFCAHIMFFLYMYKKAGIPFHALVFAFEKYSDGFYGYTEAELTHFNYVGQSVYFVTLVIMQWGNILSVRSKRMSILQADPIRAKRRNPWLPLAMLVSLVIAIFVTEVPGLQSLFNTASIPLEYWFIPLGLAIGVLVMDELRKVLVRMFPRGPVAKIAW